Proteins from a genomic interval of Asterias rubens chromosome 16, eAstRub1.3, whole genome shotgun sequence:
- the LOC117300773 gene encoding tribbles homolog 2-like, translating to MNIQRSLPIPIENDRRSGRRKAFSHFDTPPDLSNSFTSSLSPNLSAPTPPNFVPKEPHVVSKIGSYLLTEETELNVFHALDAVTHEESKCKVVDSKKYAEEFAANFKLEPHDNVAPIHEVLLGEEKAYVFFPRNHGDMHQYVRSKRKLNEEEASRLFYQMVLGVAHCHDSGVVLRDLKLRKFVFKNCQRTRVMLEGLADAFVIDDSDGDLLCDKHGCPAYVSPEILNTDPCYSGKCADVWSLGVILYTILIGRYPFHDKEPSSLFGKIRRGKFTIPESVSSQAKCLLRSIMRVDPAERLTADEILHHPWFRQGTLPVGSYTDSSKTSDQTVPDFFIPESEDSFFV from the exons ATGAACATTCAACGCTCTCTTCCCATTCCGATCGAGAATGATCGGAGGAGCGGCCGGAGAAAAGCTTTCTCGCATTTTGACACACCACCCGATCTATCGAACTCTTTCACGAGCAGTTTAAGCCCGAATTTATCGGCACCTACCCCACCGAACTTTGTCCCGAAGGAGCCCCATGTGGTCTCCAAGATCGGGAGTTACCTCCTTACGGAGGAGACCGAGTTGAATGTGTTCCACGCGCTGGACGCTGTCACACACGAAGAATCAAAGTGCAAG GTTGTTGATTCTAAGAAATATGCCGAAGAATTTGCTGCAAATTTCAAATTGGAGCCGCACGACAACGTAGCCCCAATTCACGAAGTACTTCTCGGAGAGGAGAAAGCGTACGTCTTCTTTCCCCGTAACCATGGCGACATGCATCAGTACGTACGAAGCAAGAGAAAGCTCAACGAAGAGGAAGCGAGTCGGCTGTTCTATCAGATGGTCTTGGGCGTCGCTCACTGTCATGACAGCGGAGTTGTACTCCGCGACCTGAAACTGCGCAAGTTTGTCTTCAAAAATTGTCAAAG AACTAGGGTTATGCTGGAAGGCCTGGCTGATGCCTTTGTTATCGACGACAGCGACGGAGACCTCCTGTGCGATAAACATGGCTGCCCCGCCTATGTTAGTCCGGAGATCCTCAACACAGATCCGTGCTACTCGGGCAAGTGTGCTGACGTCTGGAGTCTGGGCGTGATACTATACACTATCCTCATTGGCCGATATCCTTTCCATGATAAGGAGCCAAGCTCGCTCTTCGGAAAAATCCGACGCGGGAAGTTCACTATACCAGAGTCCGTCTCGTCGCAGGCAAAGTGTCTGCTGCGTAGCATCATGCGGGTTGATCCCGCAGAGCGACTCACGGCGGACGAAATCCTCCACCATCCGTGGTTCCGGCAGGGCACCCTACCGGTCGGTTCTTACACTGATTCGAGTAAAACATCCGACCAAACTGTACCCGATTTCTTTATTCCAGAAAGCGAAGACTCTTTCTTTGTATAG